A window of the Butyricimonas faecalis genome harbors these coding sequences:
- a CDS encoding sensor histidine kinase, with the protein MQKTRNKKILTGAIHVLGWGIFFALPFFFYRGEGVSITLNRYLGYCFVPLSCLIIFYTNFLWLIERQLFRRKVSTFILSNIVLVMLLGVSLHFWQDFHRKHLSEPVPETMKELQASLPKPPRYVFIARDMMLMALTVALSVAIKMTGGWYETENEKQELKKAQAEAELQNLKSQLNPHFLFNTLNNIYSLIAINQDKAQYAVHDLSRMLRHVLYENNQHFVLVDKEFEFMKSYIELMSLRLPKSTRLEVSIPERGNGAMIAPLLFIPLIENAFKHGVSSTQESFINIKFELQGNNRLNCLVENSNYPKKDNDRSGSGIGLTNLKRRLELLYPGKYIFKAETLNDRFITELLIQL; encoded by the coding sequence ATGCAAAAGACTAGAAACAAGAAGATATTAACGGGAGCTATCCATGTGCTTGGATGGGGTATATTCTTTGCTCTTCCCTTTTTCTTCTATCGCGGAGAAGGTGTTTCGATTACCTTGAATAGATATTTGGGGTATTGTTTTGTCCCGTTAAGTTGCCTTATTATATTTTACACTAATTTCCTCTGGCTGATCGAACGACAACTTTTCCGCCGAAAAGTATCAACATTCATTTTAAGTAATATCGTTCTCGTGATGCTTTTGGGAGTCAGCCTTCATTTCTGGCAGGACTTTCACCGGAAACATTTGTCAGAACCCGTTCCAGAAACCATGAAAGAATTACAGGCTTCCTTACCGAAACCTCCCCGATACGTGTTTATCGCCCGGGACATGATGCTCATGGCACTGACTGTCGCCCTTAGCGTGGCGATCAAAATGACCGGAGGATGGTATGAAACAGAGAACGAGAAGCAAGAACTAAAGAAGGCACAGGCCGAGGCAGAACTTCAAAACTTAAAGAGCCAACTGAATCCGCACTTTTTATTCAACACGTTAAATAATATCTACTCGCTTATCGCTATCAACCAAGACAAGGCCCAGTATGCCGTCCATGATCTCAGCCGTATGCTGCGTCACGTCTTATACGAGAACAACCAGCATTTCGTGTTGGTAGATAAAGAATTCGAGTTCATGAAAAGCTATATCGAGCTAATGAGCCTCCGCTTGCCCAAGAGTACACGACTGGAAGTTTCCATCCCGGAAAGAGGCAACGGGGCCATGATTGCCCCGCTCTTGTTTATCCCTCTGATCGAAAACGCATTTAAACATGGGGTTAGCAGCACGCAAGAATCATTTATCAACATCAAATTCGAATTACAGGGAAATAACCGGCTTAACTGTCTCGTGGAGAACAGTAACTATCCGAAAAAAGATAATGACCGGAGTGGTTCCGGTATCGGGTTAACGAACTTAAAACGCCGTCTGGAATTACTCTACCCGGGAAAATATATTTTTAAAGCAGAAACCCTTAACGACCGATTTATCACGGAACTACTTATTCAACTTTAA